In Deltaproteobacteria bacterium, a single window of DNA contains:
- a CDS encoding radical SAM protein has protein sequence MKVRLHAIEYGSRANGPGLRAALWFQGCTLACPGCFNPATHDAQDGGWSDTGTLAAEISARRTSIEGVSISGGEPFQQPQALRDLLERLAESGLSRLVFSGYTLHEIQVSPWGPAILSCIDVLIAGRYVAMRGLGEGLRGSANQRVHLLTSRYTHGDLAAVPRREVILHPDGSVSITGIRPAIVAPEAAADPGAPSTRLNLSRMKGGNTRRQALAGTIRWTSDSGEGS, from the coding sequence ATGAAGGTTCGGCTGCACGCGATCGAGTACGGTAGCCGGGCAAACGGTCCGGGCCTACGCGCCGCGCTGTGGTTTCAAGGCTGTACGCTCGCGTGCCCCGGTTGTTTCAACCCCGCCACCCATGATGCGCAGGATGGAGGCTGGTCGGATACCGGCACCCTTGCCGCGGAGATCAGTGCGCGGCGAACGTCCATCGAGGGCGTCAGCATCTCCGGCGGCGAGCCCTTCCAGCAACCGCAGGCGCTGCGGGACCTGCTCGAACGGCTGGCGGAATCGGGGCTCAGTCGCCTGGTGTTCAGCGGCTATACGTTGCACGAGATACAAGTCTCGCCGTGGGGGCCGGCGATTCTCTCCTGCATCGACGTGCTGATCGCCGGGCGCTATGTGGCCATGCGTGGTTTGGGCGAGGGATTGCGGGGCTCGGCCAACCAACGAGTCCATCTACTGACCAGTCGCTACACGCACGGCGATCTCGCTGCCGTACCGCGCCGCGAAGTCATTCTGCATCCCGACGGCAGCGTGTCGATTACCGGCATTCGGCCCGCGATCGTTGCACCAGAGGCTGCGGCTGATCCGGGAGCCCCTTCAACCCGACTGAATCTAAGCAGAATGAAGGGCGGCAACACCCGGCGGCAAGCACTAGCTGGAACAATACGGTGGACTAGTGATAGCGGGGAAGGTAGCTGA
- a CDS encoding acyl-CoA/acyl-ACP dehydrogenase, with product MAMIDLDVDLSDEERRVRDTVHKFAAEVMRPAGVALDRLADPAEVIAPQSPLWEAFKKYRALGLEAYTDPSSDLPPLQRARLRYIIAEELGWGDSGLAISFGVAGFPRMLAQLSGKPELIERFGDPNSVGCWGGTEPHHGSDLIIFSDKLGTPAYGKPDCVARKEGDFFVINGQKSAWVSNGTIASASALFCAVDLGAGVIGNAGFVVPLDVPGVSRGKPLNKIGQRALNQGEIFFDNLRIPTDYMVLGPEMFAFATDSVLSLANSGMGVTFVGVAQAALDLALDYAKQRVQGGVPIIQHQSVKARLFEMFRKVEAARSLARRVMVYNATNTPPALQYAVASKVTATSTAFEVASAALQIFGGNGLSREYPIEKLLRDARASMIEDGCNEVLGLVAAERL from the coding sequence ATGGCCATGATTGATCTCGATGTTGATCTGTCTGACGAGGAACGCCGGGTACGCGACACCGTCCACAAATTCGCCGCCGAGGTTATGCGACCCGCCGGCGTCGCGCTCGACCGCCTGGCCGATCCGGCGGAGGTGATCGCGCCGCAGTCGCCGCTGTGGGAGGCGTTCAAGAAGTACCGCGCGCTCGGTCTCGAAGCGTATACGGATCCGAGCAGCGACTTGCCGCCGCTGCAGCGCGCGCGGCTGCGCTACATCATCGCCGAGGAATTGGGCTGGGGCGACTCCGGCCTGGCGATCAGCTTCGGCGTCGCCGGTTTTCCGCGCATGCTGGCGCAACTCTCCGGCAAGCCCGAGCTGATCGAGCGCTTCGGAGACCCAAACAGCGTCGGTTGCTGGGGTGGCACCGAGCCGCATCACGGCAGCGACCTGATCATCTTCTCCGATAAGCTCGGCACCCCGGCCTACGGCAAGCCGGATTGTGTCGCGCGCAAGGAGGGGGACTTCTTCGTCATCAACGGGCAGAAGTCGGCGTGGGTGTCGAATGGCACCATTGCCAGCGCCAGCGCGCTCTTCTGCGCCGTCGACCTGGGTGCCGGCGTGATCGGCAACGCCGGCTTCGTGGTGCCGCTCGATGTGCCGGGCGTCTCGCGCGGCAAGCCGCTCAACAAGATCGGCCAGCGGGCGCTGAATCAGGGAGAGATCTTCTTCGACAACCTGCGCATTCCCACCGACTACATGGTGCTCGGTCCCGAGATGTTTGCCTTCGCCACCGATTCGGTCCTGTCGCTGGCCAACAGCGGCATGGGGGTGACCTTTGTCGGCGTGGCCCAGGCCGCGCTCGATCTGGCGCTGGACTACGCCAAGCAGCGGGTGCAGGGCGGGGTGCCGATTATCCAGCACCAGAGCGTCAAAGCGCGCCTGTTTGAGATGTTCCGCAAGGTCGAAGCGGCGCGCTCGCTGGCGCGGCGGGTGATGGTCTACAACGCCACCAACACACCGCCGGCGTTGCAATACGCCGTCGCGTCCAAGGTGACGGCGACCAGCACGGCCTTCGAGGTTGCCAGCGCGGCGTTGCAGATCTTCGGCGGCAACGGCTTGAGCCGCGAGTATCCGATCGAGAAGCTGCTGCGCGACGCCCGCGCCTCGATGATCGAGGACGGTTGCAACGAAGTCCTCGGCCTGGTGGCGGCCGAGCGGTTGTAG